One genomic segment of Nocardioides cavernaquae includes these proteins:
- the mltG gene encoding endolytic transglycosylase MltG: MTDEQRPDEQRPDEHSTETDLAGALGLSEHGHRRGEAPARKRAGAGCILLLVLVLLMGGVAWVGLTKGVDWARDQFAAPADYPGPGTDPVLVQVEAGDTADQIGQTLKKAGVVASAGAYIDYARAHEVASATIQVGYYEVKKKMSAAEAFTALTDPRNIRTDRVAVPEGLRVVDVVDLLVKNTEFTKREFNRVLARPASIGLPAYAGGKAEGYLFPATYAFSPDAKPVDMLKAMVDRWKQAAADVDLEGSAKKLGYTPHQLMTIASLVEAEGRGDDMPKIARAILNRLEGPGDKGGTNGLLQIDATVNYALNRKGTITVLDGDRARAASSPYSTYAHVGLPPGPIEAPGDAALEAAAHPATGDWYFWVTVNLKTGETKFASTYAEHNRNVEEYREYCRTQSDRC; encoded by the coding sequence GTGACCGACGAGCAGCGACCTGACGAGCAGCGACCTGACGAGCACAGCACCGAGACCGATCTTGCGGGTGCCCTGGGCCTCAGCGAGCACGGGCACAGGCGCGGCGAGGCCCCGGCGCGCAAGCGTGCGGGTGCCGGATGCATCCTGCTGCTGGTTCTCGTCCTCCTCATGGGCGGCGTTGCCTGGGTCGGCCTGACGAAGGGCGTCGACTGGGCTCGTGACCAGTTCGCTGCCCCTGCCGACTACCCCGGCCCCGGCACCGATCCGGTGCTCGTCCAGGTCGAGGCCGGCGACACCGCCGACCAGATCGGTCAGACCCTGAAGAAGGCCGGCGTGGTCGCATCCGCCGGTGCCTACATCGACTACGCGCGTGCCCACGAAGTCGCCTCGGCCACCATCCAGGTCGGCTACTACGAGGTGAAGAAGAAGATGAGCGCCGCCGAGGCGTTCACCGCACTGACCGACCCGCGCAACATCCGCACCGACCGGGTCGCTGTCCCGGAGGGGCTCCGCGTCGTTGACGTGGTCGACCTGCTGGTGAAGAACACCGAGTTCACCAAGCGGGAGTTCAACCGGGTGCTCGCCAGGCCGGCGAGCATCGGGCTCCCGGCGTACGCAGGCGGGAAGGCGGAGGGCTACCTGTTCCCCGCGACGTACGCCTTCAGTCCTGACGCCAAGCCTGTCGACATGCTCAAGGCCATGGTGGACCGCTGGAAGCAGGCGGCCGCCGACGTGGACCTCGAGGGGTCCGCGAAGAAGCTCGGCTACACGCCGCACCAGCTGATGACGATCGCCTCGCTCGTCGAGGCCGAGGGCCGTGGCGACGACATGCCGAAGATCGCGCGGGCCATCCTCAACCGCCTCGAGGGGCCGGGGGACAAGGGCGGCACCAACGGCCTCCTGCAGATCGATGCGACGGTCAACTACGCGCTGAACCGCAAGGGCACGATCACGGTGCTCGACGGCGACCGGGCGCGCGCCGCCTCCAGCCCGTACAGCACCTACGCGCACGTCGGCCTGCCGCCGGGGCCGATCGAGGCACCCGGTGACGCTGCCCTCGAGGCTGCGGCCCACCCGGCCACCGGCGATTGGTACTTCTGGGTCACGGTCAACCTGAAGACCGGCGAGACCAAGTTCGCTTCGACGTACGCCGAGCACAACCGGAACGTCGAGGAGTACCGCGAGTACTGCCGCACGCAGTCGGATCGCTGCTGA
- the ruvX gene encoding Holliday junction resolvase RuvX — translation MRFGVRLGIDPGDARIGVARCDPMGIIATPVETVPRGDGDLARIAAILTEENAVEIVMGLPRSLSGAEGPAAVKVREFAIALARHVAPVPVRLCDERLSTVTAESQLRSQGRKGQKRRAVVDQVAAVVILQNALETERARGTAPGELVDLDSAVEKTEMTEGTDG, via the coding sequence ATGCGTTTCGGCGTCCGGCTCGGCATCGATCCCGGGGATGCCCGGATCGGGGTGGCACGCTGCGACCCGATGGGGATCATCGCGACGCCCGTCGAGACCGTGCCCCGTGGCGACGGTGACCTGGCCCGGATCGCAGCGATCCTCACCGAGGAGAACGCCGTGGAGATCGTCATGGGGCTGCCGCGTTCGCTCTCCGGAGCCGAGGGGCCTGCCGCCGTGAAGGTGCGGGAGTTCGCGATCGCGCTGGCGCGGCACGTTGCTCCGGTGCCCGTGAGGCTGTGTGATGAGCGTCTGAGCACGGTGACCGCCGAGTCCCAGCTCCGCTCGCAGGGGCGGAAGGGCCAGAAGCGGCGTGCCGTGGTGGACCAGGTCGCTGCGGTCGTGATCCTGCAGAACGCGCTCGAGACCGAGCGTGCCCGCGGGACCGCGCCCGGCGAGCTCGTGGACCTGGACAGCGCAGTCGAGAAGACCGAGATGACCGAGGGGACCGACGGGTGA
- the alaS gene encoding alanine--tRNA ligase has product METAEIRRRFTAHFEAAGHTVVPSASLLLDDPNLLFVNAGMVPFKPYFLGQATPPYARATSVQKCIRTPDIEEVGKTTRHGTFFEMCGNFSFGDYFKEGAIELAWELVTKSQADGGFGLDESILYPSVLDGDEEAVALWKRITGLPDDRIVRLPPKENYWSMGVPGPGGPCSEILIDRGPAFGADRDWDAGDRYLEFWNLVFMQDELSAVRSKSDFDIAGQLPKKNIDTGMGLERVAYLLQGKANMYETDVVFPVIEKAMALTGKTYGKSYEDDVRFRVVADHIRSSMMLIADGVTPGNEGRGYVLRRLLRRAIRNVRLLGYEDPALPQLMPVSRDKMGETYTDLILDWDRISRVADAEEEAFRKTLAAGTQIFDLAAGDVKKAGGTTLAADKAFALHDTFGFPIDLTLEMASEAGLDVDEQGFRSLMTEQRERAKADARAKKGGHADLTVYRGILDASGPTEWLAYSQLETESKSVALLREGKSVSSLAHGEIGELVLDRTPFYAESGGQAADAGIIEFDGGRLEVVDVQRPVKGLVVHQVRVVDGEFTPGAGSQSLHAQVDKEWRVGARQAHSGTHVVHAALREVLGPTALQSGSYNRPGYLRLDFGWTQGLSQGQVKELEEVSNNALRADLPVAWDYMTLSQAKDWGAIALFGETYDDTKVRVVEIGGPWSRELCGGTHVDHSSQIGTIVITGEASVGSGNRRIEALTGVEGFAYLARERDLVSQLNTMLKVQPDQLVGRIEDMVERLRTVEKELEKVRVAQLLASAGSLAAGAKDINGVKVIAHRLDGAGGNDVRTLVTDVRGRFAPGDAVVVVGIGVADGKVSVVAATSEAARAEGLSANDLLRAVSPLVGGKGGGKPDMAQGGGTDATQVDAALALVESEVARTVAG; this is encoded by the coding sequence ATGGAGACCGCCGAAATCCGCCGCCGCTTCACTGCGCACTTCGAAGCGGCCGGCCACACGGTCGTCCCGTCGGCATCCCTGCTGCTCGACGACCCGAACCTGCTCTTCGTGAACGCCGGCATGGTGCCGTTCAAGCCGTACTTCCTCGGCCAGGCGACCCCGCCCTACGCGCGCGCCACGAGCGTGCAGAAGTGCATCCGCACGCCCGACATCGAAGAGGTCGGCAAGACCACGCGCCACGGCACGTTCTTCGAGATGTGCGGCAACTTCTCCTTCGGTGACTACTTCAAGGAGGGCGCGATCGAGCTCGCCTGGGAGCTGGTCACCAAGTCGCAGGCCGACGGTGGCTTCGGCCTCGACGAGTCGATCCTCTACCCGTCGGTGCTCGACGGCGACGAGGAGGCGGTCGCGCTCTGGAAGCGCATCACCGGACTCCCGGACGACCGCATCGTGCGGCTGCCCCCGAAGGAGAACTACTGGTCGATGGGCGTGCCCGGCCCGGGTGGTCCGTGCTCGGAGATCCTGATCGACCGCGGCCCCGCCTTCGGCGCCGACCGTGACTGGGACGCGGGCGACCGCTACCTGGAGTTCTGGAACCTCGTCTTCATGCAGGACGAGCTCTCCGCGGTCCGCTCCAAGTCGGACTTCGACATCGCGGGCCAGCTGCCGAAGAAGAACATCGACACCGGCATGGGCCTGGAGCGGGTTGCCTACCTGCTGCAGGGCAAGGCCAACATGTACGAGACCGACGTCGTCTTCCCGGTGATCGAGAAGGCCATGGCGCTGACCGGCAAGACCTACGGCAAGTCCTACGAGGACGACGTACGTTTCCGCGTGGTGGCGGATCACATCCGCTCCTCGATGATGCTGATCGCCGACGGCGTGACGCCCGGCAACGAGGGCCGCGGCTACGTGCTGCGCCGCCTGCTGCGCCGCGCGATCCGCAACGTGCGCCTGCTCGGCTACGAGGACCCGGCGCTGCCGCAGCTGATGCCGGTCTCCCGCGACAAGATGGGCGAGACCTACACCGACCTGATCCTCGACTGGGACCGCATCTCGCGCGTCGCCGATGCCGAGGAGGAGGCGTTCCGCAAGACGCTCGCCGCGGGCACGCAGATCTTCGACCTCGCTGCTGGCGACGTGAAGAAGGCCGGCGGCACCACGCTCGCGGCCGACAAGGCGTTCGCGCTGCACGACACCTTCGGGTTCCCGATCGACCTGACCCTGGAGATGGCCTCCGAGGCCGGGCTCGACGTCGACGAGCAGGGCTTCCGCTCGCTGATGACCGAGCAGCGCGAGCGGGCCAAGGCCGACGCCCGCGCCAAGAAGGGCGGCCACGCCGACCTCACGGTCTACCGCGGCATCCTCGACGCCTCCGGTCCGACCGAGTGGCTCGCCTACTCACAGCTCGAGACCGAGTCGAAGTCCGTTGCGCTGCTGCGCGAGGGCAAGTCGGTCAGCTCGCTCGCCCATGGCGAGATCGGCGAGCTCGTGCTCGACCGCACACCGTTCTACGCCGAGTCCGGTGGCCAGGCCGCGGACGCCGGCATCATCGAGTTCGACGGCGGCCGGCTCGAGGTCGTCGACGTCCAGCGCCCGGTCAAGGGCCTCGTGGTCCACCAGGTGCGGGTCGTCGATGGCGAGTTCACTCCTGGCGCTGGTAGCCAGAGCCTCCACGCCCAGGTGGACAAGGAATGGCGGGTCGGTGCCCGCCAGGCGCACTCCGGCACCCACGTCGTCCACGCCGCCCTGCGCGAGGTGCTCGGCCCCACCGCGCTGCAGTCGGGTTCCTACAACCGTCCCGGCTATCTCCGCCTCGACTTCGGCTGGACCCAGGGCCTGTCCCAGGGCCAGGTCAAGGAGCTCGAAGAGGTCTCCAACAACGCGCTCCGCGCCGACCTCCCGGTCGCGTGGGACTACATGACACTGTCGCAGGCCAAGGACTGGGGCGCGATCGCGCTCTTCGGTGAGACGTACGACGACACGAAGGTCCGCGTCGTCGAGATCGGCGGCCCCTGGTCGCGTGAGCTCTGTGGTGGCACGCACGTCGACCACTCCTCGCAGATCGGCACCATCGTGATCACCGGCGAGGCCTCGGTCGGCTCCGGCAACCGTCGCATCGAGGCACTGACCGGTGTCGAGGGCTTCGCCTACCTGGCCCGCGAGCGCGACCTCGTCTCCCAGCTCAACACCATGCTGAAGGTCCAGCCCGACCAGCTGGTCGGGCGCATCGAGGACATGGTCGAGCGCCTCCGCACGGTGGAGAAGGAGCTGGAGAAGGTCCGCGTGGCCCAGCTGCTCGCCTCTGCCGGCTCGCTCGCAGCGGGCGCGAAGGACATCAACGGCGTCAAGGTGATCGCGCACCGTCTCGACGGCGCCGGCGGCAACGACGTACGCACGCTCGTGACCGACGTCCGCGGCCGTTTCGCTCCCGGCGACGCGGTGGTCGTGGTCGGGATCGGCGTTGCGGACGGCAAGGTCTCCGTCGTCGCCGCGACCAGCGAGGCGGCGCGCGCCGAGGGGCTGTCGGCCAACGACCTGCTCCGCGCGGTCAGCCCGCTCGTCGGGGGCAAGGGCGGCGGCAAGCCGGACATGGCCCAGGGCGGCGGCACCGACGCCACCCAGGTCGACGCGGCGCTTGCGCTGGTCGAGTCCGAGGTCGCCCGCACGGTCGCCGGCTGA
- a CDS encoding DUF6167 family protein, with protein MSRALWFVAGAGAGVYGMVKARRAQQALTPDGLRDRAGSLALGARMLRDEVAQAKAEKELELRERLGLPQLASAAKPAPQLARSADHPLAISTDSPSTDSRGTS; from the coding sequence ATGAGCCGGGCACTCTGGTTCGTCGCCGGTGCCGGAGCCGGCGTCTACGGCATGGTCAAGGCCCGCCGCGCACAGCAGGCACTGACACCTGACGGGCTCCGCGACCGGGCAGGATCGCTCGCACTGGGAGCCCGGATGCTCCGGGACGAGGTCGCCCAGGCGAAGGCCGAGAAGGAGCTCGAGCTCCGCGAGCGGCTCGGGCTGCCCCAACTGGCGAGCGCAGCGAAGCCCGCCCCACAGCTCGCGCGAAGCGCCGATCACCCCCTTGCAATCAGCACCGACTCACCCAGCACAGACAGCAGAGGAACTTCCTGA
- a CDS encoding replication-associated recombination protein A gives MGGGPAPSAGSLGANTHSSAPLAVRMRPRTLDELVGQSQLRAPGSPLRQLVEGDQSLSLLLWGPPGTGKTTIASIVSQQTDRRFVEISAVSAGVKEVRAAIDGARRELAGGGKETVLFVDEVHRFSKAQQDALLPGVENRWVSLVAATTENPFFSVISPLLSRSLLLRLSSLTDDDVRRVLDDAVVDERGLAKEFTLDDDAADHLVRLAGGDARRALTYLEAAAGAARSGGAKTISLESAEAAVDQAAVRYDRQGDQHYDVISAFIKSIRGSDADAAVHYLARMIEAGEDPRFIARRLVISASEDIGLADPTALTTAVAAAQAVQLIGMPEARLNLAQATIALAVAPKSNAAYVAINEAQADVRAGKIGSVPPHLRDGHYAGAEKLGHAGGAATPYIYSHDAPFGVAEQQYLPDVLADAEYYRPTELGAEAAVKQRWERVRRIIRGR, from the coding sequence ATGGGCGGCGGGCCTGCCCCCAGCGCGGGCTCGCTCGGTGCCAACACCCATTCGTCCGCGCCGCTCGCGGTGCGGATGCGTCCGCGCACCCTCGATGAGTTGGTCGGCCAGTCGCAGCTGCGCGCACCCGGGTCGCCGCTGAGGCAGCTGGTCGAGGGCGACCAGTCGCTGTCACTGCTGCTCTGGGGGCCGCCGGGCACGGGCAAGACCACGATCGCCTCGATTGTCTCCCAGCAGACCGACCGCCGCTTCGTCGAGATCTCGGCGGTGTCGGCGGGTGTGAAGGAGGTGCGTGCCGCGATCGACGGTGCCCGCCGCGAGCTCGCCGGGGGTGGCAAGGAGACGGTGCTCTTCGTCGACGAGGTGCACCGCTTCAGCAAGGCGCAGCAGGACGCGCTGCTCCCGGGAGTCGAGAATCGCTGGGTCAGCCTGGTGGCCGCGACCACCGAGAACCCCTTCTTCTCGGTCATCTCGCCGCTGCTCTCGCGCTCGCTGCTGCTGCGGCTGAGCTCGCTCACCGACGACGACGTACGCCGCGTGCTCGACGACGCGGTCGTCGACGAGCGCGGTCTGGCGAAGGAGTTCACCCTCGACGACGACGCCGCCGACCACCTGGTCCGGCTGGCTGGCGGCGATGCCCGCCGTGCGCTCACCTACCTCGAGGCGGCCGCGGGAGCAGCCCGCAGCGGGGGAGCGAAGACGATCAGCCTCGAGTCGGCCGAGGCGGCCGTCGACCAGGCAGCGGTCCGCTACGACCGTCAGGGTGACCAGCACTACGACGTCATCTCGGCCTTCATCAAGTCGATCCGCGGCTCCGACGCAGACGCTGCGGTGCACTACCTCGCGCGCATGATCGAGGCGGGGGAGGACCCACGCTTCATCGCTCGCCGGCTGGTGATCTCGGCCAGCGAGGACATCGGCCTGGCTGACCCGACCGCGCTGACCACCGCGGTTGCCGCGGCGCAGGCCGTGCAGCTGATCGGCATGCCCGAGGCACGTCTCAACCTGGCCCAGGCCACGATCGCTCTCGCGGTCGCGCCGAAGTCCAACGCCGCCTACGTCGCCATCAACGAGGCACAGGCCGACGTGCGCGCCGGGAAGATCGGCTCCGTGCCGCCACACCTGCGTGATGGCCACTACGCCGGCGCGGAGAAGCTGGGTCACGCGGGCGGCGCCGCGACGCCGTACATCTACTCGCACGACGCGCCCTTCGGTGTGGCCGAGCAGCAGTACCTGCCTGACGTGCTCGCCGACGCCGAGTACTACCGCCCGACCGAGCTCGGAGCCGAGGCTGCAGTGAAGCAGCGGTGGGAGCGGGTACGCCGCATCATCCGCGGTCGCTGA
- a CDS encoding ABC transporter ATP-binding protein, producing the protein MYFPVKETGVIKRTVGHVQAVDGISLQLEAGGSLGLVGESGCGKSTTGRLITRLYEPTAGSIRFEGRDITHVSERQLKPIRQDIQMIFQDPYTSLNPRHTVGSIVGAPLEIHKVLPKDKILPRVQELLEIVGLNPEHYNRYPHEFSGGQRQRIGIARALTLQPKLLVADEPVSALDVSIQAQVINLLQDVQKEFGIAFLFIAHDLAIVRHFCPEVAVMYLGKIVEIADRETLYSRPHHPYTQALLSAVPDVKQAAIGGRRERIRLTGDVPSPINPPSGCRFRTRCSLAQEICARQEPPLLQVGKRHKVACHFAGTIGAHPVEPLTARLLGVDDHGNPDPGASPVDMPTGPGFADTWFDVGSRTIVKV; encoded by the coding sequence ATGTACTTCCCGGTCAAGGAGACCGGAGTCATCAAGCGCACCGTCGGCCATGTGCAGGCCGTGGACGGCATCTCCCTTCAGCTCGAGGCGGGCGGATCGCTCGGCCTGGTCGGCGAGTCGGGGTGTGGCAAGTCGACGACAGGCCGCCTGATCACGCGGCTCTACGAGCCGACTGCCGGCTCGATCCGGTTCGAGGGTCGCGACATCACGCACGTCTCGGAGAGGCAGCTGAAGCCGATCCGGCAGGACATCCAGATGATCTTCCAGGACCCCTATACGTCGCTGAACCCGCGACACACGGTCGGCTCGATCGTTGGTGCTCCGCTCGAGATCCACAAGGTTCTGCCCAAGGACAAGATCCTCCCGCGGGTGCAGGAGCTGCTCGAGATCGTCGGCCTCAACCCGGAGCACTACAACCGCTATCCGCACGAGTTCTCCGGTGGCCAGCGCCAGCGCATCGGCATCGCCCGGGCGCTGACACTGCAGCCGAAACTGCTGGTCGCTGACGAGCCGGTCTCTGCTCTCGACGTGTCGATCCAGGCCCAGGTGATCAACCTCCTGCAGGACGTGCAGAAGGAGTTCGGCATCGCCTTCCTCTTCATCGCCCACGACCTGGCGATCGTGCGGCACTTCTGCCCCGAGGTCGCTGTGATGTACCTGGGCAAGATCGTGGAGATCGCAGACCGCGAGACGCTCTACTCCCGACCGCACCACCCCTACACGCAGGCACTGCTGTCGGCTGTTCCCGACGTGAAGCAGGCAGCCATCGGTGGCCGCCGCGAGCGCATCCGGCTCACGGGCGACGTGCCCTCGCCCATCAATCCGCCGTCGGGGTGCCGGTTCCGCACGCGCTGCTCGCTGGCGCAGGAGATCTGTGCCAGGCAGGAGCCGCCGCTGCTGCAGGTCGGCAAGCGGCACAAGGTCGCCTGTCACTTCGCGGGCACGATCGGCGCCCACCCGGTGGAGCCGCTCACGGCGCGGCTGCTCGGTGTGGACGACCACGGAAACCCGGACCCGGGTGCCTCACCGGTGGACATGCCGACCGGTCCGGGCTTCGCGGACACCTGGTTCGATGTCGGCTCGCGCACGATCGTGAAGGTCTGA
- a CDS encoding ABC transporter ATP-binding protein, which yields MTDQISRSGSVPFLAVEDLKVHFPTPDGVVKAVDGVTFTLERGQTLGIVGESGSGKSVSSSAILGLHRGTSAQVSGRILLEGTDLLSLDEETMRRHRGRNVAMIFQDPLSSMHPYYTVGNQIQEAYRVHHPEASKKVARQRTIDILGRVGIPQPDRRVDDYPHQFSGGMRQRAMIAMGLVNDPGLLIADEPTTALDVTVQAQILDLLQDLQREFDSAIIMITHDLGVVAEMADDVLVMYAGKGVEHGPTKELLTHPEMPYTWGLLSSVPDVTADTSAKLIPIPGSPPSLLNPPSGCSFHPRCAFTEKVGSNLCRTEVPLLLPSARNPEHLKRCHLANPDEIYEAEILPEIAPDLVEDK from the coding sequence ATGACAGACCAGATCAGCCGGTCCGGCTCCGTGCCGTTCCTCGCAGTTGAAGACCTCAAGGTTCACTTCCCGACTCCGGACGGCGTCGTCAAGGCCGTCGACGGGGTGACGTTCACGCTCGAGCGCGGCCAGACCCTCGGGATCGTGGGAGAGTCCGGCTCCGGCAAGTCCGTCTCGAGCTCGGCGATCCTGGGCCTGCACCGGGGCACGTCTGCCCAGGTCAGCGGTCGGATCCTGCTTGAGGGCACGGATCTGCTCTCCCTGGATGAAGAGACCATGCGGCGCCACCGTGGTCGCAACGTGGCCATGATCTTCCAGGATCCGCTCTCGTCGATGCACCCCTACTACACGGTCGGCAACCAGATCCAGGAGGCCTATCGGGTGCACCACCCCGAGGCCTCGAAGAAGGTGGCGCGGCAGCGCACGATCGACATCCTCGGTCGCGTGGGCATCCCGCAGCCCGATCGCCGGGTCGATGACTACCCGCACCAGTTCTCCGGAGGCATGCGTCAGCGCGCGATGATCGCGATGGGTCTGGTGAACGACCCAGGACTGCTGATCGCCGACGAGCCGACAACAGCACTCGACGTGACGGTGCAGGCTCAGATCCTCGACCTGCTGCAGGACCTCCAGCGCGAGTTCGACTCCGCCATCATCATGATCACCCATGACCTGGGTGTGGTCGCAGAGATGGCTGACGATGTGTTGGTCATGTACGCCGGCAAGGGCGTTGAGCACGGGCCTACCAAGGAGCTTCTGACGCACCCGGAGATGCCCTACACGTGGGGTCTGCTCTCCAGTGTCCCGGATGTCACCGCCGACACCTCAGCGAAGCTGATCCCCATTCCGGGATCACCGCCGAGTCTCCTGAACCCCCCGAGCGGATGTTCCTTCCACCCGCGGTGTGCGTTCACGGAGAAGGTGGGTAGCAATCTGTGCCGCACTGAAGTTCCGTTGCTCCTGCCGAGCGCGCGAAACCCGGAGCACCTGAAGCGCTGCCACCTCGCCAACCCCGATGAGATCTACGAGGCGGAGATCCTGCCCGAGATTGCCCCTGACCTGGTGGAGGACAAGTGA
- a CDS encoding ABC transporter permease → MFAYVVRRTLVGVAMLVVMSMVTFLLFFASPIDPARQACGKNCSPALQEQVRKALGYDEPVTTQWLDFAKGVFVGRDYPDDPAIAAQNPDLVAHCPAPCLGYSQQQVAPVTDLIKDALPISISLAILAFILWMTGGVLFGVLAALRKGSFLDRAIVGISLLFYAFPTFFIGLLLLKFVSVKWGLVPTPEYISILDGGLWSWFQGLWLPSLTLALFFMAAYVRMTRAYVLESTTEDYMRTAKAKGLAPGKIVFKHNLRAALTPLVSMAGIDFAVLLGGAIITESVFNYPGLGKLAVRAAVGQDLPTTVGIVLVLATFVIAANIIVDLLYAVIDPRVRLK, encoded by the coding sequence GTGTTCGCGTACGTCGTCCGGAGAACGCTCGTGGGCGTTGCCATGCTGGTGGTGATGAGCATGGTCACGTTCCTGCTGTTCTTCGCGTCCCCGATCGACCCGGCACGGCAGGCCTGTGGCAAGAACTGCTCTCCTGCACTGCAGGAGCAGGTCCGCAAGGCCCTTGGCTACGACGAGCCCGTGACGACCCAGTGGCTCGACTTCGCCAAGGGTGTCTTCGTCGGACGCGACTACCCCGATGACCCGGCGATCGCGGCCCAGAACCCGGACCTCGTCGCACACTGCCCGGCTCCCTGCCTTGGCTACTCCCAACAGCAGGTAGCGCCCGTCACCGACCTGATCAAGGACGCGCTGCCGATCTCGATCTCGCTTGCCATCCTTGCCTTCATCCTCTGGATGACCGGAGGGGTGCTCTTCGGCGTTCTCGCGGCGTTGCGCAAGGGCTCGTTCCTGGACCGCGCCATCGTCGGCATCTCGCTGCTCTTCTACGCCTTCCCGACCTTCTTCATCGGCTTGCTGCTTCTCAAGTTCGTCTCGGTCAAGTGGGGCCTGGTCCCTACACCGGAATACATCTCGATCCTTGATGGTGGGCTCTGGTCCTGGTTCCAGGGACTCTGGCTCCCATCGCTCACCCTTGCGCTCTTCTTCATGGCCGCCTACGTCCGCATGACTCGTGCCTACGTACTCGAGTCGACGACCGAGGACTACATGCGCACGGCCAAGGCCAAGGGCCTGGCGCCGGGCAAGATCGTCTTCAAGCACAACTTGCGCGCTGCCCTCACGCCGCTCGTCTCCATGGCCGGCATCGACTTCGCAGTGCTGCTCGGTGGAGCCATCATCACCGAGTCAGTGTTCAACTACCCGGGCCTGGGCAAGTTGGCCGTTCGTGCTGCCGTCGGCCAGGACCTCCCGACCACTGTCGGCATCGTGCTCGTGCTGGCCACCTTCGTGATCGCCGCCAACATCATCGTCGACCTCTTGTACGCCGTGATCGACCCTCGAGTACGGCTCAAGTGA